A stretch of Episyrphus balteatus chromosome 2, idEpiBalt1.1, whole genome shotgun sequence DNA encodes these proteins:
- the LOC129910254 gene encoding DDB1- and CUL4-associated factor 6-like — MMSKGPPSVFRDIYNKELYPSKRARINFANNSKDSLDYIQRLGLQCRLLVHSGCVNSLSWNDTGEYLLSGSDDQFIAVTNPHNRKILLKFKSAHRANIFSARFMPQSNDTEIISCSGDGVVIHTELLSPYMQRINDGQDGVSYEHKTKLMCFNCHKNGTTYEVMTVPREPKSFMTCGEDGTVRLFDLRQNSSCYRTCCKDNILVFSPSAITAMSLAPITNHYIAVGSSDSVIRIYDRRYLSLIDFSNAATPSERHTIPVKAFPIPSTTKRTYRVTSVKYSPDETDLLVNYSSDYLYMFDLNNQGIDLSELHSKRDGKNLLTGETPPQVRKLRLRGDWSDTGPDARPERDPNGRVEIGQVRPQLHGNIMHRMTEVISRMLNDPRTRIGLTGQQTNDFNMRQESPLFTPEEPLTREQSEEMARATVAAVAVAVASDRGAVITSRSSSTPNTPTTDEISNPSTSWMHSHSTQDIRDAVNDSISPTIDEDSSQDENQLQEEQINEQLADLEREAKEKVFDYMKMKFVGHRNARTMIKEATFWGNDYVMSGSDCGHVFTWNRHTGKLVMLLQADQHVVNCVQPHPDLPYLATSGIDYDVKIWAPTEEEASFNESEANDLMERNAIMLKQTKDTITVPAAFMIRMLAYIHSLRNRERAAAAVPTEAPSTSTAPAPSITVVAAAAAFRRNRRTSRNNAGGAGSSTSNSEAGSSTTPLAEAEVEAEAESYNSPDNNDSS, encoded by the exons ATGATGTCTAAAGGACCTCCAAGCGTATTCCGTGATATTTACAACAAGGAATTGTATCCATCAAAGCGAGCAAGAATAAATTTTGCAAACAATTCTAAGG acagTTTGGATTACATTCAAAGACTTGGTCTGCAATGTCGCCTGCTTGTCCATTCTGGATGCGTCAACAGCCTTTCATGGAACGATACCGGCGAGTATTTGCTATCGGGATCCGATGATCAATTTATAGCCGTCACAAATCCACACAATCGCAAGATTCTGTTGAAATTCAAATCGGCTCATCGTGCAAACATTTTTAGTGCACGCTTTATGCCACAATCCAATGACACTGAAATTATTTCATGTTCCGGCGATGGCGTTGTCATACACACTGAACTCTTGTCGCCATACATGCAACGCATCAATGATGGTCAAGATGGTGTTAGCTatgaacacaaaacaaaactgatGTGTTTCAATTGCCATAAGAATGGAACAACCTATGAAGTTATGACAGTACCGAGGGAACCAAAATCATTTATGACTTGTGGTGAAGATGGTACAGTTCGTTTATTTgatttgagacaaaattcaag TTGCTACAGGACCTGCTGCAAAGATAATATTTTGGTATTTAGTCCGTCCGCAATTACCGCCATGTCACTAGCACCTATCACAAATCATTACATAGCCGTCGGAAGCTCAGATAGTGTCATTAGGATCTACGATCGTCGATACTTGTCtctaattgatttttcaaacgcAGCAACTCCCAGCGAACGACACACAATCCCTGTTAAGGCTTTTCCAATCCCGTCCACAACAAAACGAACCTATCGCGTTACATCAGTCAAATACAGTCCAGATGAAACTGATTTGTTGGTAAACTACTCATCCGACTATCTTTACATGTTTGACTTGAATAATCAAGGAATCGATTTGAGTGAGTTGCATTCGAAGCGAGATGGAAAGAATTTGCTTACTGGCGAAACTCCACCGCAAGTAAGGAAACTTCGTCTTCGAGGTGACTGGTCTGATACCGGACCAGATGCTAGACCAGAAAGAGATCCAAATGGACGTGTTGAAATTGGACAAGTGCGCCCACAACTGCATGGAAATATTATGCATCGAATGACCGAAGTGATATCACGAATGCTGAATGATCCTCGAACTAGAATCGGTCTTACCGGTCAGCAAACGAATGATTTTAATATGAGACAAGAGTCGCCTCTTTTTACTCCAGAAGAGCCACTCACAAGGGAACAAAGTGAAGAGATGGCAAGGGCAACGGTAGCTGCTGTAGCTGTAGCAGTTGCATCTGATCGAGGAGCAG taATCACATCGAGGAGTTCGTCCACACCAAATACTCCAACAACTGATGAAATTAGTAACCCCTCCACATCTTGGATGCACAGCCATAGCACCCAAGATATACGAGATGCTGTTAATGATTCAATATCACCAACAATAGATGAAGATAGCAGTCAAGATGAAAACCAACTTCAAGAGGAACAAATCAATGAACAATTGGCAGACCTTGAAAGAGAAGCCAAAGAGAAAGTATTTGAttatatgaaaatgaaattcGTTGGCCATCGAAATGCCCGCACAATGATTAAAGAAGCAACATTCTGGGGTAACGATTATGTGATGTCTGGTTCGGATTGTGGGCATGTTTTTACATGGAATCGACATACTGGAAAACTGGTGATGCTGCTGCAAGCTGATCAGCATGTGGTCAATTGTGTGCAGCCACATCCAGATTTGCCTTATCTTGCCACATCTGGTATTGATTATGATGTTAAAATTTGGGCTCCAACTGAAGAAGAAGCTAGTTTTAATGAATCAGAAGCAAATGAT ctgatgGAACGAAATGCAATAATGTTGAAACAAACTAAAGATACTATAACAGTGCCGGCAGCGTTTATGATTCGAATGTTGGCCTACATTCATTCACTTCGTAATCGAGAAAGGGCTGCAGCTGCAGTACCAACAGAAGCTCCTTCTACAAGTACTGCGCCTGCACCATCAATTACTGTTGTGGCTGCAGCTGCAGCATTTAGACGCAACCGACGAACTAGTCGCAACAATGCCGGTGGTGCTGGAAGTAGTACTAGCAATAGCGAGGCTGGTAGTAGCACTACACCCCTAGCTGAAGCTGAAGTTGAAGCCGAAGCTGAGTCTTACAACTCGCCTGATAACAATGATTCatcataa
- the LOC129912087 gene encoding mpv17-like protein, translating into MALALRNLYRQAMHKYPTTAQSVQVSMLMATSDIIAQCGVEKTPIDKINWLRTGQFSCMGLVFVGPALKIWYGRLEAIVNPNQKAWQRGIKKVALDQIAFAPFFIGAFTTTLGVIQGHKPSEIMESLRTDYFEVLKSNYMLWPAAQLVNFALIPLNFQVVFAQSVAVLWNIYLSMALASDKKTEANKTNA; encoded by the coding sequence ATGGCTCTCGCGCTACGAAATCTTTACCGACAGGCCATGCACAAATATCCTACAACAGCCCAGTCTGTTCAAGTGTCCATGCTAATGGCAACCAGTGACATAATCGCCCAATGTGGAGTTGAGAAGACACCAATCGATAAAATCAATTGGCTACGAACTGGACAATTTAGTTGCATGGGTTTGGTCTTTGTTGGACCAGCATTGAAAATATGGTATGGCCGATTGGAAGCCATAGTGAATCCTAATCAGAAAGCTTGGCAAAGAGGTATTAAGAAAGTTGCTCTTGATCAAATTGCCTTTGCACCTTTCTTCATTGGAGCATTCACAACCACATTGGGAGTGATACAAGGACATAAGCCAAGTGAAATCATGGAAAGCCTTAGGACTGACTACTTTGAAGTTTTAAAGTCCAATTACATGCTGTGGCCAGCAGCTCAGTTGGTGAACTTTGCTTTGATTCcattgaatttccaagtagtgTTTGCACAATCGGTAGCTGTTCTATGGAATATCTATTTGTCCATGGCATTGGCTAGTGATAAGAAAACAGAAGCTAACAAGACTAACGCGTAA